In Achromobacter xylosoxidans A8, a single window of DNA contains:
- a CDS encoding aromatic ring-hydroxylating dioxygenase subunit alpha produces the protein MFIKNTWYVAAWDQEVGANGLFSRTIIGVPVLMYRDAAGRLVALEDRCCHRGAPLSVGRREGDCVRCMYHGLKFDPTGACVEAPAQARIPPQARVRTFPVVERHRWIWIWMGDPERADPALIPDTQWLDHPDWRSLDGYIHYDVNYLLIADNLLDFSHLPFVHPTTLGGSEDYAAVSPKVDRLPDGVRITRWTLNTEAPPFARKVREWPGLVDRWNIYNFTLPGILLMDSGMAPAGNGAQEGNRAGAIEFRGCQALTPETATSTHYFFAHPHNFSIDQPEVTASIHQSVVEAFDEDRDIITAQQRSLSLAPDFKMVPLSIDAALSQFRWVVARRVEEEQQQAAAGGSGVRAAQAVA, from the coding sequence ATGTTCATCAAAAACACCTGGTACGTCGCGGCATGGGACCAGGAAGTCGGCGCCAACGGCCTGTTCTCGCGCACCATCATCGGCGTGCCCGTGCTCATGTACCGCGACGCTGCGGGCCGGCTGGTGGCGCTGGAAGACCGCTGCTGCCACCGCGGCGCGCCCTTGTCGGTGGGCCGGCGCGAAGGCGATTGCGTGCGCTGCATGTACCACGGCCTGAAGTTCGACCCGACCGGCGCCTGTGTCGAGGCGCCGGCGCAGGCGCGCATTCCGCCGCAGGCCAGGGTACGCACCTTCCCGGTGGTGGAGCGGCACCGCTGGATCTGGATCTGGATGGGCGATCCGGAACGCGCCGACCCGGCCCTCATCCCCGACACGCAATGGCTGGATCATCCCGACTGGCGCAGCCTGGACGGCTACATCCATTACGACGTCAACTATCTGCTGATCGCCGACAATCTGCTCGATTTCTCGCATCTGCCCTTCGTGCATCCGACCACCCTGGGCGGCAGCGAAGACTATGCCGCGGTATCGCCCAAGGTCGACCGGCTGCCCGACGGCGTGCGCATCACGCGCTGGACGCTCAATACCGAAGCGCCACCCTTCGCAAGGAAGGTCCGCGAATGGCCGGGCCTGGTGGACCGCTGGAACATCTACAACTTCACGCTGCCCGGCATCCTGCTGATGGACTCGGGCATGGCCCCGGCCGGCAACGGCGCGCAGGAAGGCAATCGCGCAGGCGCCATCGAATTCCGTGGCTGCCAGGCGCTGACGCCCGAAACCGCCACCTCGACGCACTACTTCTTCGCGCATCCGCACAACTTCTCCATCGACCAGCCCGAGGTCACCGCATCCATCCACCAGAGCGTGGTGGAAGCGTTCGACGAAGACCGCGACATCATCACCGCGCAGCAGCGCTCCTTATCCCTGGCGCCCGACTTCAAGATGGTGCCGCTGTCCATCGACGCCGCGCTGTCCCAGTTCCGCTGGGTGGTGGCGCGCCGCGTCGAGGAAGAGCAGCAGCAGGCCGCGGCTGGCGGGTCCGGCGTGCGCGCGGCGCAGGCGGTGGCCTGA
- a CDS encoding LysR family transcriptional regulator yields the protein MHNEKLDLNLLAVFDSLMRERSVTRAGEQLGLSQSAMSHAVNRLRAFFDDPLFVKTGQGMLPTPKSESLAPTILALMATIRGQVLSQAQFDPASAMRVFTLCMTDMGELVFLPPLIKRLRELAPHCTLRTRQVPLQQVEPLLASGEVDLVLGSLRAAPQGLFQQQLFMHRFVTLVSVKNKEVGDELTLEQFQRMPQIVVTLAGRSSEAYDSALEEQGVKRNIFLSTPHFLVVPLLLDQHPDLIATVPQELGNVFGGYGVVKVLEPPLPLPSFALRQHWHPRFHQDPAIIWLRELVKDTFDGYPWDGARPKRRRVD from the coding sequence ATGCATAACGAGAAACTGGACCTCAACCTGCTCGCGGTCTTCGACAGCCTGATGCGCGAACGCAGCGTGACCCGCGCCGGCGAACAGCTGGGCCTGTCGCAAAGCGCCATGAGCCATGCCGTGAACCGCTTGCGCGCGTTCTTCGACGATCCGCTGTTCGTGAAGACCGGCCAGGGCATGCTGCCCACGCCGAAATCAGAGAGCCTGGCGCCGACCATCCTGGCGCTGATGGCGACCATACGCGGACAGGTGCTGTCGCAGGCGCAGTTCGATCCGGCCTCGGCCATGCGCGTCTTCACCCTGTGCATGACGGACATGGGCGAGCTGGTGTTCCTGCCGCCGCTGATCAAGCGCCTGCGCGAACTGGCGCCGCACTGCACCCTGCGCACGCGCCAGGTGCCGCTGCAGCAGGTCGAGCCGCTGCTGGCCTCGGGCGAGGTGGACCTGGTGCTGGGATCGCTGCGCGCGGCGCCGCAGGGCCTGTTCCAGCAGCAGCTGTTCATGCATCGCTTCGTGACGCTGGTCAGCGTGAAGAACAAGGAGGTGGGCGACGAGCTGACGCTGGAACAGTTCCAGCGCATGCCGCAGATCGTGGTGACGTTGGCGGGGCGTTCGTCCGAAGCCTATGACAGCGCGCTGGAGGAGCAGGGCGTCAAGCGCAACATCTTCCTGTCCACGCCGCACTTCCTGGTGGTGCCGCTGTTGCTGGACCAGCACCCGGACCTGATCGCCACGGTGCCGCAGGAGCTGGGCAATGTGTTCGGCGGCTATGGGGTGGTCAAGGTGCTGGAGCCGCCATTGCCGCTGCCGTCCTTCGCGCTGAGGCAGCATTGGCATCCGCGCTTTCACCAGGATCCGGCGATCATCTGGCTGCGGGAGCTGGTGAAGGATACGTTCGATGGGTATCCGTGGGACGGGGCGAGGCCGAAGCGGCGGCGGGTTGACTAG
- the araD gene encoding L-arabinonate dehydratase, whose protein sequence is MKRSYESLRSAAWMAKDDLRSFGHRSRMMQMGYGPDDWAGRPIIAIINTWSDLNPCHSHFKQRVEDVKRGVFQAGGFPVELPAISVSESFVKPTTMLYRNFLAMETEELLRSHPVDGAVLMGGCDKTTPGLLMGAVSAGLPCVYVPAGPMLRGNWKGKILGSGSDAWKLWDERRAGKITQEQWTEVEGGIARSYGTCMTMGTASTMTAIAEAIGMTLPGASSIPAADVNHMRMSAECGRRVVEMVWEDLTPQRILSLASFKNAINVAMAMGCSTNAIVHLVAMSRRAGCAVGLDDFDAASRKVPVIANIRPSGDTYLMEDFFYAGGLPALMSRLHDHLDRSAMTVTGKTLGENIAGAEVYNDDVIRPLDRAIYDEGALAVLRGNIAPDGCVIKPSACAPQYLRHTGPALVFDDYPSMKAAVDDEDLDVTADHIMILRNAGPQGGPGMPEWGMLPIPTKLVKQGVRDMLRLSDARMSGTSYGACILHVAPESYIGGPLALVQTGDLITVDVPARSIHLNVSDDELAARRAAWTPPPKRYERGYGWMYSKHILQANDGCDFDFLETGFGAPVPEPEIF, encoded by the coding sequence ATGAAACGCTCCTACGAAAGCCTGCGCAGCGCCGCCTGGATGGCCAAGGACGACCTGCGCTCCTTCGGCCATCGCTCCCGCATGATGCAGATGGGGTACGGCCCCGACGACTGGGCGGGCCGCCCCATCATTGCCATCATCAATACCTGGTCGGACCTGAATCCCTGCCACAGCCACTTCAAGCAGCGCGTCGAGGACGTGAAGCGCGGCGTGTTCCAGGCGGGCGGCTTTCCGGTGGAATTGCCGGCGATTTCAGTGTCGGAATCCTTCGTCAAGCCGACCACCATGCTGTACCGCAACTTCCTGGCCATGGAAACCGAGGAACTGCTGCGCAGCCATCCGGTGGATGGCGCCGTGCTCATGGGCGGTTGCGACAAGACCACGCCAGGCCTGCTCATGGGCGCGGTCAGCGCCGGGCTGCCCTGTGTCTACGTGCCGGCCGGCCCCATGCTGCGCGGCAACTGGAAGGGCAAGATCCTGGGGTCCGGGTCGGATGCCTGGAAACTCTGGGACGAGCGCCGCGCCGGCAAGATCACGCAGGAGCAATGGACCGAGGTCGAAGGCGGCATCGCCCGCAGCTACGGCACCTGCATGACCATGGGCACGGCCAGCACCATGACCGCCATCGCCGAAGCCATAGGCATGACGCTGCCGGGCGCGTCCTCGATCCCGGCAGCGGACGTCAACCACATGCGCATGTCGGCCGAATGCGGCCGGCGCGTGGTGGAGATGGTCTGGGAAGACCTGACGCCGCAACGCATCCTGAGCCTGGCGTCCTTCAAGAACGCCATCAACGTGGCCATGGCCATGGGCTGTTCGACCAACGCCATCGTGCACCTGGTCGCCATGTCGCGCCGCGCCGGCTGCGCCGTGGGCCTGGACGACTTCGACGCCGCCAGCCGCAAGGTGCCGGTCATCGCGAACATCCGGCCCAGCGGCGACACCTATCTGATGGAAGACTTCTTCTACGCGGGCGGACTGCCGGCGCTGATGTCGCGCTTGCACGACCATCTGGACAGGTCCGCCATGACCGTCACCGGCAAGACGCTGGGCGAGAACATCGCCGGCGCCGAGGTCTACAACGACGACGTGATCCGTCCGCTGGACCGGGCCATCTACGACGAAGGCGCACTGGCCGTGCTGCGCGGGAATATCGCGCCGGACGGTTGCGTCATCAAGCCCAGCGCCTGCGCGCCGCAGTACTTGCGCCATACCGGCCCGGCCCTGGTGTTCGACGACTACCCCAGCATGAAGGCGGCAGTGGACGACGAAGACCTGGACGTCACCGCCGACCACATCATGATCCTGCGCAACGCCGGTCCGCAAGGCGGCCCCGGCATGCCGGAATGGGGCATGCTGCCGATCCCGACCAAGCTGGTGAAGCAGGGCGTGCGCGACATGCTGCGCCTGTCGGACGCGCGCATGAGCGGCACCAGCTACGGCGCCTGCATCCTGCACGTGGCGCCGGAAAGTTATATCGGCGGCCCGTTGGCCCTGGTGCAGACGGGCGACCTGATCACCGTGGACGTGCCCGCGCGCAGCATCCACCTGAACGTCAGCGACGACGAGCTGGCCGCGCGCCGCGCCGCCTGGACGCCGCCGCCCAAGCGCTACGAGCGCGGCTATGGCTGGATGTATTCAAAGCACATCCTGCAAGCCAACGACGGCTGCGATTTCGATTTCCTGGAAACCGGCTTCGGCGCGCCCGTGCCCGAGCCCGAGATCTTCTAG
- a CDS encoding PDR/VanB family oxidoreductase: MRRLIVSRIVREASGVLGLHLRSPDGAMLPAFEAGAHVDVALGNGLLRQYSLCGDPAERDVYRLGVGLAPDSRGGSRYVHDQLRAGDLVDIGEPRQLFGLHAQAASHVFIAGGIGITPILSMIHACVRRGEPWRLLYCVRDRDAAAYLSELAMHGERVALHVDREQGGARCDLDAYLGGQREPGQHIYCCGPGPLMDAVAAACERAGIAAARVHFERFSAATAAAPEPGAAFTVRLARSGGCHEVPADKSVLDVLEAAGVAWPYSCREGLCRSCEAGVLSGAVDHRDYVLSDEERAANRSMMVCVSRGCGTLELDV, encoded by the coding sequence ATGCGGCGCTTGATCGTCAGCCGCATCGTGCGCGAAGCGAGTGGCGTGCTTGGCCTGCACCTGCGCAGCCCCGACGGCGCCATGCTGCCAGCCTTCGAAGCCGGCGCGCATGTGGATGTGGCGCTGGGCAATGGGCTGCTCAGGCAGTACTCCCTATGTGGCGATCCGGCAGAGCGGGACGTCTACCGGCTGGGCGTCGGCCTGGCGCCCGACTCGCGCGGCGGTTCGCGCTACGTCCATGATCAGCTGCGCGCAGGCGACCTGGTGGATATCGGCGAGCCCAGACAATTGTTCGGACTGCACGCGCAGGCCGCCAGCCATGTCTTCATCGCGGGCGGCATAGGCATCACGCCCATCCTCAGCATGATCCATGCGTGCGTAAGGCGCGGCGAGCCCTGGCGGCTGCTGTACTGCGTGCGCGACCGCGACGCGGCCGCCTACCTGTCTGAACTTGCCATGCACGGCGAGCGCGTGGCGCTGCACGTCGACCGCGAACAAGGCGGCGCGCGCTGCGACCTGGACGCCTACCTGGGCGGGCAACGGGAACCGGGCCAGCATATCTATTGCTGCGGACCCGGACCGCTGATGGACGCCGTGGCCGCCGCCTGCGAACGCGCCGGCATCGCCGCGGCCCGCGTGCATTTCGAACGCTTCAGCGCCGCCACGGCCGCCGCGCCCGAGCCCGGCGCGGCCTTCACGGTACGGCTGGCGCGCAGCGGCGGCTGTCATGAAGTGCCCGCGGACAAGTCTGTGCTGGATGTACTGGAAGCGGCCGGCGTCGCCTGGCCATACTCCTGCCGCGAAGGCCTGTGCCGCAGCTGCGAAGCCGGCGTGCTGTCCGGCGCGGTGGATCACCGCGACTACGTGCTCAGCGACGAAGAACGCGCCGCCAACCGCAGCATGATGGTCTGCGTGTCGCGCGGCTGCGGCACGCTGGAACTGGACGTTTAA
- a CDS encoding Bug family tripartite tricarboxylate transporter substrate binding protein — MRPYRLSALAISALSAVSVLSAAHAADYPARSMELVVAYQPGGGSDNTARAIAEAVRPPLLAQPTVVINKPGASGSIGWAYVANAQPDGYRLVLMTPEMLVVPLMGIGKTTVGDFQPIARFTDDPSSVTVRADAPWKTVEEFLADAKKNPERVAVSNAGIGTVPHMAAAALGEQAGVKFVHVPYQGSAPAIMGLLAGDVQATTVAYAELQQHVETGKLRTLAVMAPKRLDNLPAVPTMKEKGADLQFSVWRGIGLPKATPADAVEKWRAAARQVAQSQDFQALMRKQNLTPSYADLPQFTADVARQEEAFKALVPKLNLKP; from the coding sequence ATGCGCCCCTACCGCCTGTCCGCGCTGGCCATCAGCGCCCTGTCCGCAGTTTCCGTCCTGTCCGCCGCGCATGCCGCGGACTACCCCGCCCGCTCGATGGAACTGGTGGTCGCCTACCAGCCTGGCGGCGGCAGCGACAACACCGCGCGCGCCATCGCCGAGGCGGTGCGCCCGCCGCTGCTGGCGCAGCCCACGGTGGTGATCAACAAGCCCGGCGCCAGCGGCTCCATCGGCTGGGCCTACGTCGCCAATGCGCAGCCCGACGGCTACCGGCTGGTGCTGATGACGCCTGAAATGCTGGTGGTTCCCTTGATGGGCATAGGCAAGACCACGGTCGGCGACTTCCAGCCCATCGCGCGCTTCACCGACGATCCCTCGTCGGTCACGGTGCGCGCCGATGCGCCCTGGAAGACGGTGGAGGAATTCCTGGCGGACGCGAAGAAGAATCCCGAGCGCGTGGCGGTGTCCAACGCCGGCATAGGTACCGTGCCGCACATGGCGGCGGCGGCGCTGGGCGAGCAGGCCGGCGTGAAGTTCGTGCACGTGCCCTACCAGGGCTCGGCCCCGGCCATCATGGGCTTGCTGGCAGGCGACGTGCAGGCCACCACGGTCGCCTACGCCGAACTGCAGCAGCATGTCGAGACCGGCAAGCTGCGCACCCTGGCCGTCATGGCGCCCAAGCGCCTGGACAACCTGCCCGCCGTGCCGACCATGAAGGAGAAAGGCGCGGACCTGCAATTCAGCGTCTGGCGCGGCATCGGACTGCCCAAGGCCACGCCCGCGGACGCGGTGGAGAAATGGCGGGCCGCGGCTCGCCAGGTGGCGCAATCGCAGGACTTCCAGGCGCTGATGCGCAAGCAGAACCTGACGCCTTCGTATGCCGACCTGCCGCAGTTCACGGCCGACGTGGCGCGCCAGGAGGAGGCGTTCAAGGCGCTGGTGCCGAAGCTGAATCTGAAGCCCTGA
- a CDS encoding GntR family transcriptional regulator, which produces MSQNSPLSAPPQSRPQAATAGRLVRKTAVELVVDELRDRILSGAIPPGSALRQELFAEELGVSRLPVREAIRQLSAEGLIDMIPHRGAYVSMLSRAEVQEFFDIRLRLEPWLFRLAVQQREVQDLDLASQVVAQMDAAEPEQWGRLNWQLHELLYRSAQRPAALAMVRALHEKSERYFRFQIVNAPIRQQAHDEHSELITLARQGRAEEAEAALERHIAEAAEQILAIVDHLLDASALQEPA; this is translated from the coding sequence GTGTCCCAGAATTCGCCGCTTTCCGCTCCTCCGCAGTCCCGTCCCCAGGCCGCTACCGCTGGCCGCCTCGTGCGCAAGACCGCCGTCGAACTGGTGGTCGACGAACTGCGCGACCGCATCCTGTCGGGCGCGATTCCTCCCGGCTCCGCGCTGCGCCAGGAATTGTTCGCCGAGGAACTGGGCGTGAGCCGCCTGCCGGTGCGCGAGGCCATCCGCCAGCTCAGCGCCGAAGGGCTGATCGACATGATTCCGCACCGCGGCGCCTATGTGTCCATGCTGTCGCGCGCCGAGGTGCAGGAGTTCTTCGATATCCGCCTGCGGCTGGAGCCGTGGCTGTTCCGGCTGGCCGTGCAGCAGCGCGAGGTCCAGGATCTGGACCTGGCCAGCCAGGTGGTGGCGCAGATGGACGCCGCCGAGCCCGAGCAATGGGGCCGCCTGAACTGGCAGCTGCATGAATTGCTGTACCGCTCGGCGCAACGGCCCGCGGCGCTGGCCATGGTGCGCGCGCTGCACGAAAAATCCGAACGCTACTTCCGCTTCCAGATCGTCAACGCGCCGATCCGCCAACAGGCCCATGACGAACACAGCGAACTGATCACGCTCGCCCGCCAGGGCCGGGCGGAAGAGGCCGAGGCCGCGCTGGAGCGGCACATCGCCGAGGCCGCCGAGCAGATACTCGCCATCGTCGATCATCTGCTGGATGCGTCGGCCTTGCAGGAACCGGCCTGA
- a CDS encoding dihydrodipicolinate synthase family protein encodes MSIQWQGVFPAVTTKLKPDFSLDLEAIRQGLERLIENGVGGVVMMGMVGENAQLSPEEKLQVLRTAVDTVRGRVPVVSGVAETGTARAAAFAQEAARIGVNGLMVFPGLTYKSDGRETVAFYRTVARASALPILLYNNPRGYGVDLTPDLVAELLEEPTIVAIKEESYDTTRVTDLITRFGDRLAVICGVDDLILESAALGVTAWVSGMANAVPKASVDLLKLAVEGDFVRARKLYAALTPLFHLDTVVKLVQHIKLAEHLITGSAETVKPPRLDLAGAERERTIAITKQTLADLSALGY; translated from the coding sequence ATGAGCATTCAATGGCAAGGCGTATTCCCCGCCGTCACCACCAAGCTGAAACCCGATTTTTCGCTGGACCTGGAGGCTATCCGCCAGGGACTGGAACGCCTGATCGAGAACGGCGTGGGCGGCGTGGTGATGATGGGCATGGTGGGCGAAAACGCCCAGCTCTCGCCCGAAGAGAAGTTACAGGTGCTGCGCACCGCCGTGGACACCGTGCGCGGCCGGGTGCCGGTGGTCTCGGGCGTGGCGGAAACCGGCACGGCGCGCGCCGCCGCCTTCGCCCAGGAAGCCGCGCGCATCGGCGTGAACGGCCTGATGGTGTTCCCCGGCCTGACCTACAAATCCGACGGCCGCGAAACCGTGGCCTTCTACCGCACGGTGGCGCGGGCCAGCGCCCTGCCCATCCTGCTCTACAACAACCCGCGCGGCTACGGCGTGGACCTGACCCCGGACCTGGTGGCTGAACTGCTGGAAGAGCCGACCATCGTCGCCATCAAGGAGGAGTCCTACGACACCACCCGCGTGACCGACCTGATCACGCGCTTTGGCGACCGGCTGGCCGTGATCTGCGGCGTGGACGACCTGATCCTGGAAAGCGCCGCGCTGGGCGTGACCGCCTGGGTATCGGGCATGGCCAATGCGGTGCCCAAGGCGTCCGTCGACCTGCTGAAGCTGGCCGTCGAGGGCGATTTCGTGCGGGCCCGCAAGCTCTATGCCGCGCTGACGCCGCTGTTCCACCTGGACACCGTCGTCAAGCTGGTGCAGCACATCAAGCTGGCAGAACACCTCATCACCGGCAGCGCCGAAACCGTCAAGCCGCCGCGCCTGGACCTGGCCGGGGCCGAACGCGAACGCACCATCGCCATCACCAAGCAGACGCTCGCGGACCTTTCCGCCCTGGGCTACTGA
- a CDS encoding ribonuclease activity regulator RraA, with translation MNPETRARLAGVSTATLCTALFKRGLRNQFIQDVRPLNATLPNMVGPAFTLRYIPAREDLNTIKVFEDRAHPQRVAVETCPQGAVLVMDSRKDARAASAGSILVTRLMKRGVAGVVTDGGFRDSPEIAEMGYAAYHQRPSAPTNLTLHQALDINAPIGCGDVAVWPGDIVVGDREGVVVIPAGLADEIAIEAVEMTAFEDFVTSEVQQGASILGLYPPTDPGTKDKFAAWRKQQGR, from the coding sequence ATGAATCCCGAAACCCGCGCCCGCCTGGCTGGCGTCAGCACCGCCACCCTGTGCACGGCCTTGTTCAAGCGCGGTTTGCGCAACCAGTTCATCCAGGACGTGCGTCCGCTGAACGCCACGCTGCCCAATATGGTCGGCCCGGCTTTCACCCTGCGCTACATCCCCGCCCGCGAGGACCTGAACACCATCAAGGTGTTCGAGGACCGCGCCCATCCGCAGCGCGTTGCGGTCGAGACCTGCCCGCAAGGCGCGGTGCTGGTGATGGACAGCCGCAAGGACGCGCGCGCGGCTTCCGCGGGCTCCATTCTGGTCACGCGGCTGATGAAGCGCGGCGTGGCTGGCGTGGTGACGGACGGCGGTTTCCGCGATTCGCCCGAGATCGCCGAAATGGGCTATGCCGCCTATCACCAGCGGCCTTCGGCTCCCACCAACCTGACCCTGCATCAAGCCTTGGACATCAACGCGCCCATCGGCTGCGGCGACGTGGCGGTGTGGCCGGGCGACATCGTGGTGGGCGACCGCGAGGGCGTGGTGGTGATACCCGCCGGCCTGGCCGACGAGATCGCCATCGAGGCCGTGGAAATGACGGCCTTCGAGGACTTCGTGACCAGCGAGGTGCAGCAGGGCGCATCCATCCTGGGGCTGTATCCGCCTACGGATCCGGGCACCAAGGACAAATTCGCCGCGTGGCGCAAGCAACAGGGCCGCTGA
- a CDS encoding ABC transporter substrate-binding protein encodes MKPLLHPVRAVLVSCALLSCSAASADVGVGVILSLTGPAASLGGPAKNAIDLLPREVAGEAVRYIVLDDASDATGAARAFRRLVDEHNVDVVLGTSVTPATLTLLPIAQEKKVPLMSLAAGAKLVEPMDAQRHWVFKVVQNENLMVASTIAHMQAAGVKSLGYIGFADAYGDSWLAEVSAQAARAGIKLVATERYVKTDTSVTAQTLKLLAAKPDAVIVAASGTPGALPQKSLRERGYAGRIYQTYGIANREFLRIAGKDAEGALFAVGPVVVASQLDAANPIRAVAMDLTQRYEAAHGKDSMSVFAANAWDAGIVLQQALKTTLPKAKPGTPEFRAGLRDALEATRDAVTSQGVSTMSPTDHVGYDERAAVMVQIKDGAWRYVK; translated from the coding sequence TTGAAGCCCCTTCTACACCCCGTGCGCGCGGTGCTGGTTTCGTGCGCCCTGCTGTCCTGTAGCGCCGCCTCGGCCGATGTCGGCGTAGGCGTCATCCTGTCGCTCACCGGCCCGGCCGCGTCGCTGGGCGGCCCCGCCAAAAATGCAATAGACCTGCTGCCACGCGAAGTCGCGGGCGAGGCGGTGCGCTACATCGTGCTGGACGACGCGTCCGACGCCACAGGTGCGGCCCGCGCCTTCCGGCGGCTGGTCGACGAGCACAACGTGGACGTGGTGCTGGGCACCTCGGTCACCCCCGCCACCCTGACCCTGCTGCCCATCGCGCAGGAGAAGAAGGTGCCCTTGATGAGCCTGGCGGCCGGGGCCAAGCTGGTCGAACCCATGGACGCGCAACGCCACTGGGTATTCAAGGTGGTGCAAAACGAGAACCTGATGGTGGCCAGCACCATTGCGCACATGCAGGCCGCCGGCGTGAAGTCGCTGGGCTACATCGGCTTCGCCGACGCCTACGGCGACAGCTGGCTGGCCGAAGTCTCCGCGCAGGCTGCGCGCGCCGGCATCAAGCTGGTCGCCACCGAACGCTACGTGAAGACCGACACCAGCGTCACGGCGCAGACCCTGAAGCTGCTGGCCGCGAAGCCGGACGCGGTCATCGTGGCGGCGTCCGGCACGCCCGGGGCGCTGCCGCAGAAATCGCTGCGCGAGCGCGGCTATGCCGGCCGCATCTACCAGACCTACGGCATCGCCAACCGCGAGTTCCTGCGCATCGCCGGCAAGGACGCCGAAGGCGCGCTATTCGCGGTGGGCCCGGTCGTGGTCGCCAGCCAGCTGGACGCAGCCAATCCCATACGCGCGGTCGCCATGGACCTGACGCAGCGCTATGAAGCGGCCCACGGCAAGGATTCGATGTCGGTGTTCGCGGCCAACGCCTGGGACGCCGGCATCGTGTTGCAGCAGGCATTGAAGACCACCTTGCCCAAGGCCAAGCCGGGCACGCCGGAGTTCAGGGCGGGCCTGCGCGATGCGCTGGAAGCCACGCGCGACGCCGTCACCTCGCAGGGCGTGTCCACCATGTCGCCCACCGATCACGTGGGCTATGACGAACGCGCCGCTGTCATGGTGCAGATCAAGGACGGCGCCTGGCGCTACGTCAAGTAA
- a CDS encoding Bug family tripartite tricarboxylate transporter substrate binding protein, producing the protein MNTQRRGALAALLAAATLGTLAAPVQAADWPAQKPISYVVPFTVGGSTDVVGRVLAQKLGDRLHQNVIVENKPGAAGGIGATYVAKAPPDGYTLFGGTISTHAINASLYKNLKYDPVKDFEPVSLIAYLPNVLLVDPNLGVNSVADLIALLKRDPSKRTFASSGAGTSTHLAGELFSSMIGVPLTHVPYKGTPPAMVDVSSGAVTFMFDQMTAALPLLQTGKLKLLAVTTKDRIALAPEVPTMQEAGVPGFQMASWQAVYAPKGTPKPILDKLAQEIAVILKEPDVQEKLGKTMGMELVGSTPDQLRELMATEIPRWAEVVKKSGATVE; encoded by the coding sequence ATGAATACGCAACGACGCGGCGCGCTGGCCGCGCTGCTGGCCGCCGCCACGCTGGGCACGCTGGCAGCGCCCGTCCAGGCCGCCGATTGGCCCGCGCAGAAGCCGATTTCCTATGTGGTGCCGTTCACCGTGGGCGGCTCGACCGACGTGGTGGGCCGAGTGCTGGCCCAGAAGCTGGGCGACCGCCTGCACCAGAACGTCATCGTCGAAAACAAGCCTGGCGCGGCGGGCGGCATCGGCGCGACCTATGTGGCCAAGGCTCCGCCCGATGGCTATACCCTGTTCGGCGGCACCATCAGCACGCACGCCATCAACGCCAGCCTGTACAAGAACCTGAAGTACGACCCGGTCAAGGATTTCGAGCCGGTCTCGCTGATCGCCTACCTGCCCAACGTGCTGCTGGTGGATCCCAACCTGGGCGTGAATTCCGTGGCCGACCTGATCGCCCTGTTGAAACGCGACCCGAGCAAGCGCACCTTCGCGTCCTCGGGCGCGGGCACCTCCACGCACCTGGCCGGGGAATTGTTCTCCAGCATGATAGGCGTGCCGCTGACGCATGTTCCTTACAAGGGCACGCCGCCCGCCATGGTCGACGTATCCTCCGGCGCGGTGACTTTCATGTTCGACCAGATGACGGCTGCCCTGCCTTTGCTGCAGACCGGCAAGCTCAAGCTGTTGGCCGTAACCACCAAGGACCGCATCGCGCTGGCGCCCGAGGTGCCGACCATGCAGGAGGCCGGGGTGCCCGGTTTCCAGATGGCGTCCTGGCAGGCCGTGTACGCGCCCAAGGGCACGCCCAAGCCCATTCTCGACAAGCTGGCGCAGGAAATCGCGGTAATCCTGAAAGAGCCTGACGTGCAGGAAAAGCTGGGCAAGACCATGGGGATGGAACTGGTCGGCAGCACGCCGGATCAGTTGCGCGAGCTGATGGCGACCGAGATTCCGCGTTGGGCGGAAGTGGTGAAGAAGTCGGGCGCGACGGTCGAGTAG